The Centroberyx gerrardi isolate f3 chromosome 7, fCenGer3.hap1.cur.20231027, whole genome shotgun sequence genome contains a region encoding:
- the gpr146 gene encoding G-protein coupled receptor 146, with amino-acid sequence MWSCMVYNETDASVDYRLCQDFGLILSVFSLIYLMVCFPVGLCYNALLVVVNLSNKVSMTMPDVYFVNMAIAGLVLNLVAPVELLGPSFTRWPVWEYNNEIYITLLILFNISSLVIMYSTTLLSLDYYIERALPRTYMSSVYNTKHVCGFIWGGAVLTSFSSLLFYVCNHVSTKIIECSKMQNKEAADAIMMFIGYVVPAVAVLYAFVLILRIRKESTPLDQDSARLDPSIHRLLLASVCVQFVLWTPYYMTLLVHTIAGAPGNHSNRHRFTTYYFLRCVSELLAFSSSFAMPLMYRQMNKNFSHKLQRLLRRLHCGDQSCPHERSTVQQVVT; translated from the coding sequence ATGTGGAGCTGCATGGTTTACAATGAGACGGACGCCAGCGTGGACTACCGGCTCTGCCAGGACTTTGGCctcatcctgtctgtcttctccctcATCTACCTCATGGTGTGCTTCCCCGTGGGGCTGTGCTACAACGCATTGCTGGTGGTGGTCAACCTCTCCAACAAGGTGTCCATGACCATGCCGGACGTCTATTTCGTCAACATGGCCATCGCAGGCCTCGTGCTCAACCTGGTGGCGCCCGTGGAGCTGCTGGGCCCCAGCTTCACCCGCTGGCCTGTGTGGGAGTACAACAATGAGATCTACATCACCCTGCTCATCCTCTTCAACATCTCCTCCCTGGTCATCATGTATTCCACCACGCTGCTCAGTCTGGACTACTATATAGAGCGGGCGCTGCCTCGCACATACATGTCTAGTGTGTATAACACGAAACACGTGTGCGGGTTCATCTGGGGCGGCGCTGTGCTCACCAGCTTCTCCTCGCTGCTCTTCTACGTGTGCAACCACGTCTCCACGAAGATAATTGAGTGCTCTAAGATGCAGAACAAGGAGGCGGCGGACGCCATCATGATGTTCATTGGCTACGTGGTTCCGGCGGTGGCCGTCCTTTACGCCTTTGTGCTCATCTTGCGCATTAGGAAAGAGTCCACCCCTCTGGACCAGGACTCGGCTCGCTTGGACCCGTCTATCCACAGGCTGCTGCTcgcctctgtctgtgtgcagtttGTGCTGTGGACGCCGTACTACATGACTCTGTTGGTACACACTATAGCCGGTGCACCAGGGAACCATAGCAATAGACATCGCTTCACTACCTATTACTTCTTGAGATGCGTGTCTGAGCTGCTGGCCTTCTCCAGCAGTTTTGCCATGCCTCTCATGTACAGGCAGATGAACAAGAACTTCTCCCACAAGCTTCAGCGGCTGCTCAGGAGGCTGCACTGCGGTGACCAGTCCTGCCCTCATGAACGCTCAACAGTGCAGCAAGTGGTGACGTGA
- the gper1 gene encoding G-protein coupled estrogen receptor 1, with protein sequence MEVQTTSMVWIYVNSTEQLNTSYDYNTTDLIENSDKYQYYVIGLFLSCLYTILLFPIGFIGNILILVVNLNHREKMTIPDLYFVNLAVADLILVADSLIEVFNLNEKYYDYAVLCTFMSLFLQVNMYSSIFFLTWMSFDRYVALASSMSSSPLRTMQHAKLSCGLIWMASILATLLPFTIVQTQHRGEVHFCFANVFEIQWLEVTIGFLVPFSIIGLCYSLIVRILMKAQKHRELWPRRQKALRMIVVVVLVFFICWLPENVFISIQLLQGTADPAQRTATTLWHDYPLTGHIVNLAAFSNSCLNPIIYSFLGETFRDKLRLFIKQKASWSVLNRFCHHTLDLHIAVRSEVSEV encoded by the coding sequence ATGGAAGTGCAGACAACCTCTATGGTTTGGATATATGTAAACAGTACAGAACAACTGAACACTTCATATGACTACAACACTACGGATTTGATCGAAAACTCAGACAAATACCAATATTACGTCATTGGCCTCTTCCTGTCCTGCCTCTACACCATCCTCCTCTTTCCAATTGGATTTATTGGCAACATCTTGATCCTGGTGGTGAACCTGAACCACAGAGAGAAGATGACCATCCCTGACCTTTACTTTGTCAACCTGGCTGTAGCCGACCTCATCTTGGTGGCCGATTCCCTCATTGAGGTCTTCAATCTGAACGAGAAGTATTACGATTACGCTGTCCTTTGTACCTTCATGTCCCTTTTCCTGCAGGTCAACATGTACAGCAGCATCTTCTTTCTTACATGGATGAGCTTTGACCGCTACGTTGCCTTGGCCAGCTCTATGAGCAGCAGCCCCCTGAGGACGATGCAGCACGCCAAGCTCAGCTGTGGCCTCATCTGGATGGCCTCCATCTTGGCCACTCTGCTCCCCTTCACCATTGTGCAGACACAGCACAGGGGGGAGGTGCACTTCTGCTTCGCCAATGTCTTTGAGATCCAGTGGCTGGAGGTAACCATTGGCTTTTTGGTGCCCTTCTCCATCATTGGTCTATGCTACTCCCTGATCGTGCGCATCCTCATGAAGGCCCAGAAGCACCGTGAACTGTGGCCACGGCGGCAGAAGGCCCTGCGCATGATCGTGGTGGTGGTTCTGGTGTTCTTCATCTGCTGGCTGCCGGAGAACGTCTTCATCAGCATCCAGCTGCTCCAAGGTACAGCTGACCCAGCGCAGCGAACTGCTACCACCCTGTGGCATGACTACCCGCTCACAGGCCACATCGTCAACCTGGCAGCCTTCTCCAACAGCTGCCTCAACCCTATTATCTACAGCTTCCTCGGGGAAACCTTCAGGGACAAGCTGCGTCTCTTCATTAAGCAGAAGGCCAGCTGGTCCGTACTCAACCGCTTCTGCCACCACACCCTTGATTTACACATCGCTGTCAGAAGTGAAGTGTCAGAGGTGTGA